The nucleotide sequence GCGTGCCACCGGCCGCTTCACAGACGGCGCTCAAGTTGTTGAAGACCTGGTGAACCTGGCCTTCAAAGTCCTCGACCAGTTCCATGGTCGCCGGCACCAGCGGGATCTGACCGGACAGGTACACGGTTTTACCGACTTTGACGGCTTGACTGTAGGTGCCGACGGCGGCGGGGGCTTGGTCGGTGTGGATAACGCTACGGTTGCTCATAAAACTTCCTAAAGTTATTTGCCGCGGCTGATGCCGAGGACGCATTTTTGGGCCCGCAGTCGGCGCATGACCCGAGATAGGTGCAGTCGATCGCGTACGCTGACGGCGATACGAACGACGCTAAGGCGGGCGTCACGCTCTTCGCGTGTAATGCCCTCGATGCTGGCGTCAGCATCAGCGATGGCCGCGGCCATCTGAGCGATCACGCCGTTGGTGTTCTCGACTTCGATGGTCAAATAGGTTTCGAACTCGCCTTGGACATCGTCCGCCCAGGTCACCGCCACCGTGCGCTCGGGGTCGCTTAGCGTTTCGGCAATGTTGCGGCAGCGCTCGCGATGCACAACGACGCCCTTGCCGCGGCTGACACTGCCGATAATCGGGTCACCGGCGATCGGCATGCAGCATTTGCCGTAGGAAATGACTACACCTTCGGTGCCAGCAATGGCCAGCGGTTTGTCACCTGCCTCGGCGGTTAGCTCGCCGCTTAAGCGGTTGGCGATGGTTAGGGCAAAGCGGTCGCCCAGGCCAATTTGCTCCAACAGGGTTTCCCAGGTTTCGGCGCTGTAGACCTCGAGCACTTCGCTGCGCTGCTCGTCGGTAATGTCGTCGTGGGACAGGCCAAAGGAGGTCAGGGCACGGCCCAACAGGCGCTCGCCCAGCTTGATGGATTCGCTGCGCTGGCGTGTTTTCAGGGTGTGTCGAATGGCGGCGCGGGCTTTGCCGGTGGTGACAAAGTTGAGCCAGTCGGACGAGGGTCGTGCATTGGGTGCGGTCAGCACTTCAACGGTTTGACCGCTTTCGAGTGGTCGCGACAACGGCGCCAGCGTCCGATCAACGCGGCAGGCCACACAGCGGTTGCCGACATCCGTGTGCACGGCATAGGCAAAGTCGACCGCGGTGGCGCCGCGCTGCAGTTCCAGTATTTTGCCTTTCGGCGTGAACACATAGACCTCGTCCGGGAACAGGTCGACTTTCGCGTTCTCGATAAATTCGAGGCTGTCGCCGGCGCGCTGTTGCAGCTCCATCAAATCGCGGACCCAGCGATGGGCGCGATCCGAGGTGCCGCCGTCCTGGCCCTCTTTGTAGAGCCAATGCGCGGCAATACCGACCGCCGCCATCCGCTCCATTTCTTCGGTCCGAATTTGGATCTCGATGGGGATGCCGTGCATGCCCACCAGCGTCGTGTGCAGTGACTGGTAGCCGTTGGCTTTGGGGATGGCAATGTAGTCTTTGAAGCGACCGACGCGGGGCTTGAACAGACCGTGCATGGCGCCCAGCACGCGGTAGCAGTCATCCACCGACTCGGTAATCACGCGGAAGCCGTAAACATCCATGATTTCGGCGAAGCTTTTGTGCTGGTCTTTCATTTTGCGGTAGATCGAGTTGGCTTTTTTCTCGCGGCCGATGACATGGCCTTTGAGGCCAAATTCGGCCAGCCGGTTTTCAATCGACGTGGCGATTTCCTCGACCACGCGTTTGCGGTTGCCGGCAATTTTAGCGACTGCTTGTTCAAGCCGCCCCAAGCGCATGGGGTGCAGGGCGCGGTACGACAGCTCCTGCATTTCGCTGCGCATTTCGTACATGCCTAAACGGTTGGCAATGGGGGCGTAGATGTCCAGAGTCTCGCGGCCAATGCGCCGGCGCTTCTCCGGTTTTAGGGCGCCGATGGTGCGCATGTTGTGCAGCCGGTCGGCCAGTTTGACCATGACCACACGAATGTCCTTGGCCATGGCCAGCGCCATTTTTTGAAAGTTTTCGGCTTGCTGCTCGGCGGCGGTTTCGAACTGGATATGGGTCAGTTTACTGACGCCGTCGACCAGGTCCGCTACGGGGGCTCCAAATTGCGCCGTCAAGGCACGCTTGGACACGCCGGTATCTTCGATAACGTCGTGCAGCAAGGCCGCTTGCAGGCTTTGATGGTCCATGCGCATGTCCGCCAGCACACCGGCCACCGCGAGGGGGTGGATGATGTACGGCTCGCCGGAGCGGCGTGACTGACCGGTGTGGGCTTGTTCGGAATAGAAGTAGGCCCTGCGCACTTGGCGGATTTGCTCGAAATCGAGGTAGTCCGCCAGGCTATTGCACAGTGAGTCGATGGTCATCGACAGGTCTTAGGCGTCGTAGGAGTGGTGATCCAGGTGGCTGCTGGTTTTACGCATTTCTTCGCGTGCAGCGTCCTCGGCAGCTTGCTGGCGATCTGCTTCGTCCTGGGCGGCCAT is from Litorivicinus lipolyticus and encodes:
- a CDS encoding RidA family protein, yielding MSNRSVIHTDQAPAAVGTYSQAVKVGKTVYLSGQIPLVPATMELVEDFEGQVHQVFNNLSAVCEAAGGTLNDIAKLNIFMTDLSNFATVNEIMAQHFTQPYPARAAIEISALPKGASIEMDGVLELH
- a CDS encoding RelA/SpoT family protein; amino-acid sequence: MTIDSLCNSLADYLDFEQIRQVRRAYFYSEQAHTGQSRRSGEPYIIHPLAVAGVLADMRMDHQSLQAALLHDVIEDTGVSKRALTAQFGAPVADLVDGVSKLTHIQFETAAEQQAENFQKMALAMAKDIRVVMVKLADRLHNMRTIGALKPEKRRRIGRETLDIYAPIANRLGMYEMRSEMQELSYRALHPMRLGRLEQAVAKIAGNRKRVVEEIATSIENRLAEFGLKGHVIGREKKANSIYRKMKDQHKSFAEIMDVYGFRVITESVDDCYRVLGAMHGLFKPRVGRFKDYIAIPKANGYQSLHTTLVGMHGIPIEIQIRTEEMERMAAVGIAAHWLYKEGQDGGTSDRAHRWVRDLMELQQRAGDSLEFIENAKVDLFPDEVYVFTPKGKILELQRGATAVDFAYAVHTDVGNRCVACRVDRTLAPLSRPLESGQTVEVLTAPNARPSSDWLNFVTTGKARAAIRHTLKTRQRSESIKLGERLLGRALTSFGLSHDDITDEQRSEVLEVYSAETWETLLEQIGLGDRFALTIANRLSGELTAEAGDKPLAIAGTEGVVISYGKCCMPIAGDPIIGSVSRGKGVVVHRERCRNIAETLSDPERTVAVTWADDVQGEFETYLTIEVENTNGVIAQMAAAIADADASIEGITREERDARLSVVRIAVSVRDRLHLSRVMRRLRAQKCVLGISRGK